The genomic window AAAGATAACATTGCCGCTCTGATTCATTTTAGTTCGTCTCAGCGACGACAACCGATGATTAAAATTGATTGCAGTAAGTTGCAGGCAAACGGTGTAGAACTTTTTGGTCGTGCTGGGGGAAAATCTGGATTAATTGAATGGTTGGGAGAAGGAAGTTTACTTCTCAACAATATCCAAGAACTGCCGCCAGAATTGATGCCCAAAATAGCTGAATTGGTGAAAAGTGGCACTTATACACCAGTCGGAAATAAAGGGTCGGAATCGTCGCTCAAAAGTAAGTGTCTAGCACGCATTCTGATGATTTCCGAGAAAACCTTACCTGCGATCGATCGCAGCGTCGGTCATGCAGTCAAAGTTCCGCCTCTGCGAGTAAGAAAAGCGGATGTTGCCGATCAAGTAGAATACTACTTTAGATTGTTTTGTAAAGCTAAAGGTATAAACAAACCTCAAATAACATCAGAAGCTTTGCGATGGTTGCAAGCCTACGATTTTCCTGGCAATCTCAGAGAGTTGCAAAGTTTGGTGGAAAGAGCGATCGTCCAATCCCCTGGTGCGAACGAGCTAACCGAAGCTGTTTTTTGGTCTGCCCAAACTAAGAAAAAACAATTTCGCGTCAATCTCTTAAATGCCTATCCAAGTTTGCGACGATTTTTACGCAGTCCCTGGTGGCCGGATAGAATAAATTATGGCTTCACATTAAGCTTTTTTGCAATTGTTATAGGGATCTTATTTTTTGGCCCTCAGCATCGCCATCAAAATGTGGCTTTAAATTTATTTTGGGCTTGGTGGTGGCCTTTAGTTCTGATTGGTTTTCCCTTTGTAGGACGCCTGTGGTGTGCTGTTTGTCCATTCATGATATATGGGGAAGTTACGCAGAAACTTTCCCTATGGCTTTGGCCGCGTCAGCTAAAGCGGTGGCCGCGACAGTCAGCGGAAAAGTGGGGAGGATGGTTTTTGTTTGGCTTATTTGTTTTAATTTATTTGTGGGAAGAACTTTGGCATTTAGAAGATACTGCTTACCTTTCTGCTTGTTTGTTGCTGTTAATTACTGCCGGAGCGATGATTTTTTCCGCTATTTTTGAGCGGCGATTTTGGTGCAGGTATCTGTGTCCGATCGGTGGAATGAATGGCTTATTTGCCAAATTATCGATGACCGAATTAAGAGCGCAGCAAGGAACTTGTTCGGCAGAATGCACTACTTATCAATGTTACAAAGGTGGGCCTCAAAAAGGGGAGGGCTTGGAGACTGATGGCTGTCCTTTATATTCTCATCCAACCCATTTGGAAGATAACAAAGATTGCGTACTTTGCATGACTTGCCTCAAAGCTTGTCCCCATCGATCGGTCGAGTTAAATTTGCGTCCGCCAGGGATTGAGTTATGGACTACTCATGTGCCTCATGCCTATGAAGTGGCGCTGCTAATGTTGTTGTTGGGAGGTATATATCTTCATCGCCTGCCGGAATTAGAATCTTGGTTGGGATTGAATTTCAATTTAGATTTGTTTTTGCCTCATTTGGCATTTGTTCTGGTAGTTTTGATTGTGCCTACATTAGTTACTTTGTTGGCATATGGCTCGATTCAGCTATTTAATCGTTTGTTGAAACCGCGCTCGTTTGTAGAGTTGGCTTACGGTTATTTACCTCTGGTTTTGGGGGGTAATTTGGCTCATTATTTGCAACTGGGTTTGGGCGAAGCGGGACGAATTCTGCCATTAAGTTTGGCTACTTTTGGGTTTAGCGGTGAAGGTTTACCGATATTGGTAGCGCATCCAGCCACGATCGCATTTTTGCAGGGAACAACCCTGATTTTTTCTGTGCTTTTGTCAATAGTCTTAACGCAAAAAATTGCTCGTCAACCGCTGCGATTTTTGCTGCCGCAACATTTGGCAACGATAGTTTTGGCAGCAAGTATGTGGGCAATTATTATCGCAAGCTAGTTACTGCTTGACTTCAATAACGTTTATCGGATCGCCAGATAAAGTTTCTTTAGCTGATATGAGGTTGAGACATTGTGATTTTTTTTGCTTGGCGAGACTCGCATAGTTACGCAAGTCGGCAAAGCGCCAGCCATCGATCACTTTGTCGAAATGTGCAACAGCTGCTGTGCAATCAGCGTTTCGGTATGCTTCGTATCCGATGGTGTAGTTGTTAGCGTCTATGAAAAATCGACCGACTGTATATCCAGAAGCAGCAACATAAAGAAGAAGTGCCACAAGCTCAATTGGAGGTTTGAAAAGGTGTTTGGCGTTTTGGGATGAGTGTGTGGAAAACATAACTAATCCTCAAGTATCAGGAGTGTCAATTTGGCTTGGATATAACTAAGCCTTGAATTTTGGCCTGATATCGGGTGTGCCTGACCCAATGGCACTTATGCAGCCTGACATCATAAGTTATATATACAAGCTGACTAGCTGTGATTCCGGATGGCGGATGGCGATCGCAAATACAACCTTTTCTGGCTGAGTTTAAATCAATCAAAATAAGTTATTAAAACGATATGATTTACTTATGATTTGGCTGGCTTGGGGCAGTTGGGTCATTGTTGGCTGGGTCAATCGTCAAACACACTTACTACAGGGGCAAAATCAAACTCATAATTATGCAGCTATTCACCATAGGTCACTCCAATCTCAGTATTGAAGCTTTTATTTCGTTGCTTCAACAGCATGAAATTACGGCGGTGGCGGATGTGCGATCGCATCCCTACAGCCGTCGCTTACCCCATTTCAATCAATCCGCCTTAAAAGCATCATTACAAAACATTGGCATTCGCTATGTTTTCCTGGGTCGAGAACTAGGTGCAAGACCGGAAGATTTAAGCTGTTACGATAATACTGGCAAAGCGCTTTACGAAAGAATTGCTGCCACTAACCTATTTGCCGAAGGAATTCAACGCTTAGTTAAAGGTGCTGAAACTTATCGAATTGCGATGATGTGTGCGGAAAAAGATCCGCTTACCTGTCATCGCACTATTTTAGTTTGTCGCCAACTGGGAAAATTTGAGGTGCAGATTAATCATATTTTATCAGATGGCAGTTTGGAAACGCAAGAGCAACTAGAAAAAAGGCTCTTAAAGAAATTTAATAAAGATAGCGATCGGCCCATTCAATTAAGTTTATTCGATCCGTCACCTATCAAAGATGAAATCGATCTAGAAGAAGCTTATAATCGACAAGGTAACGAAATTGCATATGTCAAAGAAGATTAGATCCCCGACTTCTTGAAGAAGTCGGGAATCTAGGCAGCATTAGATCCCCGACTTCTTGAAGAAGTCGGGGATCTAGGCAGCAAGTTTTACTTATTTTAGAGGTATTCGACCATGAATAAAGAGATTAACTTATTTACGATCGGCTTTACTCAAAAAAGCGCCGAGCAATTTTTTGAGACTTTGCTGAAAGCAGGAGTACAGCGAGTCATAGACACGCGACTGAATAACGTTTCCCAATTAGCTGGATTTGCCAAACGTAAAGACTTAGAATATTTTCTCCGCAAAGTAGGCAATATCGAATACATTCACATTTTAGACTTAGCACCCACTCAAGATATCCTTGATGCTTATAAAAAGAAGAAAGGTGATTGGGAAACTTACGAAAAACAATTTATCGATTTAATCGTAAAACGCAAAATAGAGGAGAAAGTTTCGCCAGATATTTTAGATGGAGGATGTCTGCTATGTAGCGAAGCAAAACCACATCATTGCCATCGCCGCTTAGTTGCCGAATATTTAAATAAAAAGTGGGAAAATGTGAAAATATGCCATCTATGACACGGATAATTTGCCTTGCTAATTCATGGAAGCGAGGTGAAAGGTGCATCGCCGGAATTACTCCCATGAAAGGACAGTGGATTCGTGCTGTTTCCGATTTACCAGATGGTAAAGTTACCAAGGAAATGCGACTGATTGGGGGAACAGAACCCGGATTATTAGATATTTTAGAAATTCCCTTAGCCAAAACTGGGCCTGATTATGGTTTCGAGAGCGAAAACCTTTCCATATTGCCAGGAAAATGGATGCGTTCTGGACAAGTTCCCCCAGCTTACCTGCTCCAATATTGTAGCAAAGAAGAATATATTCTGCACAACGATTTGAGATATGTGGAAGTGCCATATTTGCAATCATTACCACTATCTCAGCGTCGCACCTTGGAACTGGTAAAAGCAGTAGAAATATCAGTTAAACCTCTTGGCGTGAAATATGAAGGCAGTCAAAAATGGTCAGGTACAATAGTCACTGAAAATAATCAAACATTGACAACAACTATCACCGATCCGGTATTTGTGAGGAAATTAGATTTAGGATATCGTCCGAAAAATCATTGTTTAGTCACAGTTAGTTTGAGTATGCCTTGGCGACCTCCCGATTGGGAAAGAGGCGATCCTTGTTGGAAATTGATCGCGGGTGTAATAGAGTTACCTGATTCTGGGAAGAAGAAAGTAGAGGTGAAAAGCGATGAATATGACGAACTGCCGTTTTGAATTTCTGATGGTATAATGAGCATAAGTAGTCGCAGCAAAGGAAGTGAAATTATGGCAACAAAAATTTATTCTTTGAGTGCCACCCAAACAGATGATTTACCCAGATTATCACTGCCGGAATCATTTTATAAAGAGCATCCCCAATGGACTAATGCCAGCGTGAAAATAGAGGTATTATCTGATAACACTCTCCTGGTGAAGTTAGTAGCTGAAGATGAGGATGATGAAGAAGAGGAAGACCCCAAAATGCTGCGACTATTCCTAGATGCGCTAATGGCAGATGCAATCAAAGATCCATCTATTCTTGTGCCTTATACAGAGGAGATGAAAGCAGAAGAAGACGCACTTTTGGAAGGAGTTACATTAGACTCATGACTCATCTAATTTCGCATGGGTGGAATATCCGCTTCCACCCTTTATTCAGCAAACAGCGGCTAGATTTAGTTAATGATGTTAAGAAAATTAAAGCTCGATTATCGGAAGAAAAAGAATATCGAAGTAACTTGAAGGGAAACTTCTTCATATATTGTAACTTTCTGCTCATCTATCAAAGCCTCTCGATCCCATTTTTCTTTAAGTCCTTATCTAGTAAGCTTTTGAGCCCTTCAGTTTCTCAAATTTTTGGCTTTGATAAGCAAAATTAATCACACTAAGTCCGTCAGAGCCGATTATTTCTTAAATTTGCTCTTTTTCTGTCTTGACATTGGGAAGTACTATACCTTACCTTAGACTCCATCGAAGTGCAAAGTCATTGCTGTTGATTTTCGCCACGTTTATATCTTTGGCGGCTCATTTCATTGTACGACTTGCGATATTCGACAAGATGGTAAACTAGAAGAATAAGGTTTGACTATGTGGTTAGTTGTTGATATTCAGTAATTTTCCACTGGCTGGGCTAAAGATTTTTTTGTGTACCTGTAATTCCTTTTCTCAATTATGTCAATTTTAATTTTATGCTCTTGAGGATAAACATGGAAAACACTTCATTAACGATAAAATTAGAGGCTGAGTCTAACTGCAAATTTCCCCCCACAGATATGCTTCCGTTTAACACTGAAGCATTCATGGGCAGTAAGCGGGAACAATTCCACTGTATGCTAAATCTGGAAACTTATCCGCAAGCTTTGCCAGATGTTTTAAAATTAGCAGAGAGTTACTTTAAAGAGAGTAGCGACTATTCTAAATATCCAGGGTTTAGTTATAGTCTTGATGCCTTTGAAGATTGGTTAAATTATGAATACAATAAAGCTCTTTCCTCAACCAAAAAAGACTACTGGCTAGATTCAGGAGAATTATGGAATGGATTAAATGTAGGCCGATTTTCTCAAGAATTGGTATTAGTACGATTGCTTCAAAATGCTCCATTTGCCTTGTTGGATGGAGTATGGCTAACCAATATCCTTCCTTGCGGTCCGAGTAACCAGGTGGAGTGTATGCTCTTTCGTATTCGTATGGATGAAGGAGGCAATGGAATATTTGAGCAGCATCACCCTAACCTCTACGATCGAACAATTAAAAATCTTGGTATTGACCTCGCTCCGGTGGAAAGTCGTGCTTTTATTGAAAACTCTAACCTGATGGATTTTGCCTTTGAAGAGCCAGTGTTTCAACTCGCTGTAGGAATGTTTCCTCGGCGTTTCTTTCCAGAATTATTGGGTATGACACTTTATTTAGAGTGGGGGGAAACTCCCGTTTCTCTACAACTGGCTAAGTGTCTAGAAGGTCGCAATATCAACCCCTTCTACTACACAGTTCATAAGAAGGTTGACAATATCAAGGATGGGCATGGCTTTATAGCGAAAAAAGCCGTAGAACTCTATTTGCAGATGATTTTAGATCGCGAGGGAGAAGAGCAGGTACCACTATATTGGCAACGAATTTGGCAGGGCTATCATACCTGGGAAAAGCTTGGTATTGCCTTTGAGCAGAATACACAAACTCATTTGGCAGCTTTGAAAGATTTACTAGATTAGTTCTTGATGGCAAGCTATTTTATATAACGTGAGTCTCTCCCGTACTTAAGGTGATAATTTTTGCTAATCAGTTGGTCTTTTAGCTTCAGTAGTGGGAAGCTCAACGCTCTGAGGCTAATAAGTTAGTTTTTATATCTATGACTAAGCTAAAGCCGTCATACCACAGGCTTTGCCAACCATCTATTAGATTTTGCGATCACCTCAAGTACGGGAGAGCCAATTTATTCAAGGAAGAACTGGTATAATTTGATTCGATCGCTAAGTCAGGCGGTGGATCGGTTTGCAAATCTATTATTTTGCTTCTGACTAGCGATTCATTTTGAATATAAAAACATGGTTCGATCGCACTGGTTAAATCTTCCCGTTCCAATAGTAAAGCACCCAATTCCATAATCTCAATTTCTAGCGGTTTCCAGAAGAAGCTTTTGATTTGGCAACTGTTGGTGTATTAACTGTTTGGGCATTCATTTTTTATTCCTCTTCTTGGGAAATTAGAAACCGATTTGATGATGTTCCATTATATCTCTCATTCTTAGCAGCAGCAATAAAGTATTCAGGAATCCAAAAATTATCGATCGGCATCAAAATTGCCACAGGTATAAAGATATCAAATTCTTTTCCGCCTAAATTGGCAGGTGGGAGAAAACCAAAAAGTTGGCCATACTCTACAACATCAGCAACGATGTCATCGAAATCATCTTGAAATTCATCGATTCTGAGACAGCGTATTCCTCCTTCATTTTCGTAATATTCCTCTTCGCAAGGGGTGAATTGTGAAGGTTTAATATCCTCCAAGAGATAATCCAATCGCTCGAACTCATCAATGGGAACGATCGCTGCTACCTCTTCTCCTGCTTGCAGCAAAACAAAGCGCTTTAGATCGCACATCACTTGCGCGATCGCATCCATCAACTTATCCTTCACTTCCTCAATTGTTAAACGAATAAACCCCTCATCCTCACCCACAGAATTTTTAACCATCTCCGATATCCAGTAGTGCAGAATAGATTAAGTAATTCCAAGACTAACGCAAATACCTATCTCCAAAACCGCCTCTATGACTCATCCCTTCCTGCAACGCCTGCACAGTCCCGATCGTCCCGTCATCGTCTTCGATGGTGCGATGGGAACTAACTTGCAAAAGCAAAATCTCACTGCTGCTGATTTCGGTGGGCCGGAATATGAAGGTTGCAATGAATACCTCGTCCATACTAAACCGGAAGCAGTCGCGATCGTACATCGTGACTTTCTCGCCGCTGGTGCAGATGTAGTTGAAACCGATACCTTTGGGGCGACTTCCGTAGTGCTGGCAGAGTATAATTTGGCAGATAAAGCGTATTATCTCAACAAAGCTGCGGCAGAACTCGCCAAGCGCGTCGCTAATGAATTTTCCACGCCAGAGAAACCCCGCTTCGTGGCAGGTTCGATCGGCCCCGGCACAAAATTACCTACTCTCGGCCATATCGATTTTGACACGCTGAAAACCGCATTTACCGAACAAGCAGAAGGACTTTTCGACGGCGGCGTTGACTTATTCATCGTGGAAACTTGCCAAGATGTGCTGCAAATCAAGGCGGCGCTGAATGCGATCGAAGATCTTTTCCAGAAAAAAGGTCAGCGCATTCCGCTGATGGTATCGGTAACAATGGAAACTACGGGTACAATGCTCGTCGGTTCCGATATCAGTGCGGTGTTGACGATTTTGCAACCTTATGCGATCGACATTCTCGGTTTGAACTGCGCCACCGGGCCAGATAGAATGGCCGAACACATCAAATATCTGTGCGAAAACTCCCCCTTCGTAGTTTCCTGCGTCCCCAACGCAGGTTTGCCCGAAAACATCGGCGGTCACGCACATTACAAACTCACCCCGATGGAATTACGGATGGCGCTGACCAAATTCGTAGAAGATTGGGGCGTGCAAGTCATCGGCGGTTGTTGCGGGACTCGCCCCGAACACATTCAAGCATTAGCAGAAATTGGTCAAACTCTCAAACCGAAAGAACGCCATCCCAGCTACGAACCATCCGCAGCATCCATTTATACCGCACAGCCCTACGAGCAAGATAACTCATTTTTGATTGTGGGCGAACGCCTCAACGCCAGCGGTTCTAAAAAGTGTCGCGACTTGCTAAACGCCGAAGATTGGGACGGATTGGTATCTTTAGCCAAAGCCCAAATGCGAGAAGGGGCGCACGTTCTCGACGTAAACGTGGATTACGTGGGACGGGATGGCGTGCGAGATATGCGGGAATTGGCATCAAGGCTAGTAACAAATGTTACTTTGCCGCTGATGTTGGACTCGACGGAATGGGAAAAAATGGAAGCGGGGCTGAAAGTTGTCGGGGGTAAGTGTATACTTAACTCGACCAACTATGAAGATGGCGAACCGCGTTTCTTTAAGGTTTTGGAGTTAGCGAAAAAATATGGTGCGGGGGTAGTAATCGGTACAATTGATGAAGATGGAATGGCGAGAACGGCAGAGAAAAAGTTTCAAATTGCCCAACGCGCCTATCGTCAAGCTGTAGAATACGGTATCCCACCTCAAGAAATCTTTTTCGATACTTTAGCATTACCAATTTCTACCGGAATTGAAGAAGATCGGGCAAACGGAAAAGCTACAATTGAATCTATCCGTCGCATCCGTCAAGAGTTACCGGGATGTCATATTTTGCTGGGTGTTTCTAACGTTTCATTCGGCTTAAATCCGGCGGCGAGAGTTGTGCTGAATTCCATGTTTCTGCACGAAGCAATGGCAGTGGGAATGGATGCAGCAATTGTCAGCGCCAGTAAGATTTTGCCGTTAGCGAAAATTGAACCGGAACATCAAGAAGTTTGTCGCAAATTAATTTATGACGAACGGCAATTTGAGGGGAATGTGTGCGTTTACGATCCTTTGGCAGAGTTAACCACGCTGTTTGAAGGGAAGACGACAAAACGCGATCGCACTGAAGACAATAACCTCCCCGTAGAAGAACGCCTCAAGCAACATATCATCGACGGCGAACGCATCGGCTTGGAAGAACAAC from Aerosakkonema funiforme FACHB-1375 includes these protein-coding regions:
- a CDS encoding sigma 54-interacting transcriptional regulator; translated protein: MTASDAVIWLKERTALSVLSDEVLEAIAPVLIEKVVPNQTRLVLEDTPPEGLYILKQGRLEGDRINQTGSVWGISLLPGAIVHAQELLFGQLAQRTVQALSECQVWFIPADKFRELVVKYPEITQTFSQQLAMELAQISSQLTYEQERQTILRPYLVTKAKRGIVGKSRYAVRLRQQIKKATEDRRSVLIFGEPGLEKDNIAALIHFSSSQRRQPMIKIDCSKLQANGVELFGRAGGKSGLIEWLGEGSLLLNNIQELPPELMPKIAELVKSGTYTPVGNKGSESSLKSKCLARILMISEKTLPAIDRSVGHAVKVPPLRVRKADVADQVEYYFRLFCKAKGINKPQITSEALRWLQAYDFPGNLRELQSLVERAIVQSPGANELTEAVFWSAQTKKKQFRVNLLNAYPSLRRFLRSPWWPDRINYGFTLSFFAIVIGILFFGPQHRHQNVALNLFWAWWWPLVLIGFPFVGRLWCAVCPFMIYGEVTQKLSLWLWPRQLKRWPRQSAEKWGGWFLFGLFVLIYLWEELWHLEDTAYLSACLLLLITAGAMIFSAIFERRFWCRYLCPIGGMNGLFAKLSMTELRAQQGTCSAECTTYQCYKGGPQKGEGLETDGCPLYSHPTHLEDNKDCVLCMTCLKACPHRSVELNLRPPGIELWTTHVPHAYEVALLMLLLGGIYLHRLPELESWLGLNFNLDLFLPHLAFVLVVLIVPTLVTLLAYGSIQLFNRLLKPRSFVELAYGYLPLVLGGNLAHYLQLGLGEAGRILPLSLATFGFSGEGLPILVAHPATIAFLQGTTLIFSVLLSIVLTQKIARQPLRFLLPQHLATIVLAASMWAIIIAS
- a CDS encoding iron-containing redox enzyme family protein — encoded protein: MLNLETYPQALPDVLKLAESYFKESSDYSKYPGFSYSLDAFEDWLNYEYNKALSSTKKDYWLDSGELWNGLNVGRFSQELVLVRLLQNAPFALLDGVWLTNILPCGPSNQVECMLFRIRMDEGGNGIFEQHHPNLYDRTIKNLGIDLAPVESRAFIENSNLMDFAFEEPVFQLAVGMFPRRFFPELLGMTLYLEWGETPVSLQLAKCLEGRNINPFYYTVHKKVDNIKDGHGFIAKKAVELYLQMILDREGEEQVPLYWQRIWQGYHTWEKLGIAFEQNTQTHLAALKDLLD
- the metH gene encoding methionine synthase, with product MTHPFLQRLHSPDRPVIVFDGAMGTNLQKQNLTAADFGGPEYEGCNEYLVHTKPEAVAIVHRDFLAAGADVVETDTFGATSVVLAEYNLADKAYYLNKAAAELAKRVANEFSTPEKPRFVAGSIGPGTKLPTLGHIDFDTLKTAFTEQAEGLFDGGVDLFIVETCQDVLQIKAALNAIEDLFQKKGQRIPLMVSVTMETTGTMLVGSDISAVLTILQPYAIDILGLNCATGPDRMAEHIKYLCENSPFVVSCVPNAGLPENIGGHAHYKLTPMELRMALTKFVEDWGVQVIGGCCGTRPEHIQALAEIGQTLKPKERHPSYEPSAASIYTAQPYEQDNSFLIVGERLNASGSKKCRDLLNAEDWDGLVSLAKAQMREGAHVLDVNVDYVGRDGVRDMRELASRLVTNVTLPLMLDSTEWEKMEAGLKVVGGKCILNSTNYEDGEPRFFKVLELAKKYGAGVVIGTIDEDGMARTAEKKFQIAQRAYRQAVEYGIPPQEIFFDTLALPISTGIEEDRANGKATIESIRRIRQELPGCHILLGVSNVSFGLNPAARVVLNSMFLHEAMAVGMDAAIVSASKILPLAKIEPEHQEVCRKLIYDERQFEGNVCVYDPLAELTTLFEGKTTKRDRTEDNNLPVEERLKQHIIDGERIGLEEQLKKALEKYRPLDIINTFLLDGMKVVGELFGSGQMQLPFVLQSAETMKAAVAYLEPFMEKQEAGNNAKGTFIIATVKGDVHDIGKNLVDIILSNNGYKVVNLGIKQPVDNIIEAYEKHKADCIAMSGLLVKSTAFMKDNLEVFNERGITVPVILGGAALTPKFVHDDCQNTYKGKVIYGKDAFADLHFMDKLMPAKAAGNWDDLQGFLNETADVGEAFPEGVRRLTQIKEKSVSESNGDVAVKEPQEVDTRRSEAVAVEIDRPTPPFWGTQILQPEDISLEEIFWYLDLQALIAGQWQFRKPKEQSREEYDGFLAEKVYPILQQWKQRVIEEKLLHPQVVYGYFPCQSEGNSLHIYDAEAWKNGQKKQVTTFNFPRQKSLRRLCIADFFAPVETGQIDVFPMQAVTVGNIATEFAQKLFADNQYTDYLYFHGLAVQTAEALAEWLHARIRHELGFANEEPDNIRDMLAQRYRGSRYSFGYPACPNIQDQYKQLELLGAERINLYMDESEQIYPEQSTTAIITYHPVAKYFTA
- a CDS encoding DUF488 domain-containing protein — protein: MQLFTIGHSNLSIEAFISLLQQHEITAVADVRSHPYSRRLPHFNQSALKASLQNIGIRYVFLGRELGARPEDLSCYDNTGKALYERIAATNLFAEGIQRLVKGAETYRIAMMCAEKDPLTCHRTILVCRQLGKFEVQINHILSDGSLETQEQLEKRLLKKFNKDSDRPIQLSLFDPSPIKDEIDLEEAYNRQGNEIAYVKED
- a CDS encoding dual OB domain-containing protein, which codes for MTRIICLANSWKRGERCIAGITPMKGQWIRAVSDLPDGKVTKEMRLIGGTEPGLLDILEIPLAKTGPDYGFESENLSILPGKWMRSGQVPPAYLLQYCSKEEYILHNDLRYVEVPYLQSLPLSQRRTLELVKAVEISVKPLGVKYEGSQKWSGTIVTENNQTLTTTITDPVFVRKLDLGYRPKNHCLVTVSLSMPWRPPDWERGDPCWKLIAGVIELPDSGKKKVEVKSDEYDELPF
- a CDS encoding DUF488 domain-containing protein, coding for MNKEINLFTIGFTQKSAEQFFETLLKAGVQRVIDTRLNNVSQLAGFAKRKDLEYFLRKVGNIEYIHILDLAPTQDILDAYKKKKGDWETYEKQFIDLIVKRKIEEKVSPDILDGGCLLCSEAKPHHCHRRLVAEYLNKKWENVKICHL
- a CDS encoding type II toxin-antitoxin system Phd/YefM family antitoxin; translation: MVKNSVGEDEGFIRLTIEEVKDKLMDAIAQVMCDLKRFVLLQAGEEVAAIVPIDEFERLDYLLEDIKPSQFTPCEEEYYENEGGIRCLRIDEFQDDFDDIVADVVEYGQLFGFLPPANLGGKEFDIFIPVAILMPIDNFWIPEYFIAAAKNERYNGTSSNRFLISQEEE